Within Porites lutea chromosome 2, jaPorLute2.1, whole genome shotgun sequence, the genomic segment atggcaaacggcaaacgtcagattcaagttgattCAAAATAGAAAACGTGCAGctaaaaacagttcaaaaaaaCTGGCTAGCGTGAAGCTACTAACTTTGGGGTAGGGCTTATGAACAGTAAAGGGCAAGTTAAGGGGGAAAATTGGTCACGTaatacaaattcacgtttgccgtctgccgtaaacgtgactcaaAGTCTCTCTAATCGATCATAATGCACGCCTTTTTTTAGAAAGAACTTTGAATCTGCTGTTCTAATTAACTTCTTTTCATAAATCCATTCAGGCTTGTTAATAATTTTTTCAATCAGCTGTTTATAGTGATAAGGGTTATGAACACAGTTTAAAAAGgaataatgataaaataacgAGCTCGAGCAGAGTACATTATTAAATTAAATGTATAAGCGGTGTCGGCAGATTATAATGGTGGATGAGAGGTTTGATGGTAAATCAAATGAAACGGGTCCAAGCCTGTAAgactattttttaatttttgtgtaattCAAAGTGAAAATGAGTCGAAATTTTGGCTCTTCAATGTTCGATCAGTATAATGAACAAGCTTATAGTCAGTGGAACAAAATCAAAAAATTACATCCGCGGTTGATAACATTTATTCTTGTTAACGTTTTTGCCAGGACTACACTGAATAACGATTTATAATTGTACTAACTATCGTTGAAATGAAACATACTTAGATGGTATTTCTCGCTTACTTAATGCCTTGCGCTTTAGTATCTTACCACCCTCGTACTTCTATTTTCTGTATAGGTAGCCGCCTGTGCTCAGGCGCCCTCTCCCATCATCAAAAAATACTGGTTGTTTTTCAGTCCGAAGATTTTCTGATAGATCTCACCCAAGACTTAACGACAATATGCACAAAAGGACAATCTGCACAGTTTATCTTCAATCATttagtttatttctttatctTCACGGCGGCACATAATCCAGTATTTAACTAGGGAGACTCTTCCGggcacacagtaattttcaaggaattATAATAACTCCTTTTGTAaaggttaatttaactccttacagtggagatattttttggggagttattttaactccaaaagagagttaaaagaactctttttcaggagtaagaATCACCCCAGATTTGGTGTtaatattgaggagttaaaataatcTCAAAAAAGGAGATactcctgtacctaaaattttactccactttcagagttaaagtacGTAGcttcaaaaagaacaaaactaaCCTATGTAAGGAGTAGAAATAACCCCATTTTTctgagttattttaactccagactgggagttaaaagaactctttttcaggaggaAAAAATGATCCCAAATTTCGATTTAAATAAGaagttaaagtaacccccaaaaaaggggttatcctgtacctaaaatttttactccatttttggagtcataataactccctaaaaaattattataacaGCAATTTTCCCTAGTTTAAAAATGGAGACCTCCTGGTgaacgattaaaaaaaaatacaaattatttaatgttttttcatAGGTCTCAACTATTATTATCACCATCGTAGCGTGTCAAGTTCAAAGAGGATCTAGCTCGGTTTATCCGTTATGGTCTTTAAAAAACTATTAGTGGTTGATTTTCGCCGTTACAGATGTAGCTGAAAAGCATGGTTAATCTTAATATTGCcataatttatttaaaattatgacggattattaaaattaattaacctTTAAATAGCAGTATTTAGCTAAAAATTAAGGCCGAAGTGGTAACCCTATTAAGAGGAATGTAGGAAATTGACCTTAATTAAGGTGTCGtcgaaatgaaatgaaactcgTCATCCCTCGAAGCTTTGAGTTTCGAGTTACGGCTCATGAGAACTTATTAACTTAATGTAAAATAGCAACTTATATATTTACGACATCAGCTGGGGGTCTTCGTAAGAAGCAACCTGTAAaacaaacgataaaaaaaagcctttactTTGTGTTCAAATAGTACATTCCGACGTCCTCGAGGACCGAAGCAGCCCTAATCTGGACAGATCATTGCAGAAAGGCTGTTCACATAAAGAACGCGCACTTAATCGTATAGAGCCAGATTCTgaagcaagaagaagaagagaaacaacaacaagaacaagaacaggAACTCACTTTCCATAGTTGCATTAAATCCATCCTGAATGAAATAACTAGGCAAAGGACATGTGCTATGGACATCTGTAAAGCAATTTACAGGCAAATGGTTTGTCATGAGTATATATAAGCTGCTGAGGGAAAACGTTTTAACTAATTAAAATCTCTTCTAAAACcagctgcaaaaaaaaactaagccTTTGAaataaactgatcaattggcaACCTGTTTGACATTGTTTgaatttccttctttctttcttttgttttttttttttcggttatGTATGGATGATGTGACATGGCATTCTTGGGATCACTCTAAGAGTTCATCCAGAAAACAACATAAATCGAGTTTCGATTAGCATTCACTTATCCTTACCAGAATACATGATTTCCTGATCTCTAGTAAGTGCAAAACTAGGACCTTCAAAGTATCCAAACTCATTCTGTACGCCCTCTGGAAAATACATGTCCCAGTTCTCCAAATACCAAGGCTGAAAATACATTAAATTAATAACATATAAGTTAGGCTGTATACGTGCACTTCATGTAAAGTCTTCGACGAGGTTTGTTGTGGCTGTCTCCAAGAGTTAAGGTGTTTTGATACAGTTTGCTTGAGTGGATTCGTTTAAACTGACAGCCTATATGTGTACACCATGGAGACTTctatataaaagtgacgggaatgctcgtcggaaaattagaTATTAATCCCCTAAGAGAGACCAATGTGTGTGTGGTTCAAGCGTAAAGTGACCCCAAAAGGAGACCATCACAGTAAAACAGACATCACggctttttttgtaaaattctttACGCAAAGTTCTAATCGATAGCTTAATGGGAAAATATAGTGACTTTCTGtcccaaacaccctaagtgaggccacaaaatctgcaatttacactcccccccccccccccccctcgccccTTTAAGGCTAGACGAAGAGCATCCCCGTCACTATTattatatgggagtcccccctgGGATGTGACGAACAGTTGTCAAAGCCTTCGATCCTTCAAAAACTGGGTGAAACTCGACTAACCATTAATTTATGCTTTCATTTGAAAGCCGTTGCACTCTATAGTTCCACAGTCCCAGCACAACCATTATACCCACAATAAAGCTTCTAGATTACAGCACGCAAGAGATAATACACGCTAAAAACTTaacattttcttgctgggaTATTCGTGGTTAATCATGTCATAAAGTAATTTTAAAACACGTGATGGCTCAGGCGTTTCAAACTTTACCTCAGACGTGTTTTGATTAATATCCCATTCACTCATGCCAGGGTAACGCCAGTGAGGATACTCTGGAACAAGCTGTTCTCCTTTTAAATTTAGTCCAGAAACGGCTGTCTCTATAGAGATGCTTGACTCCGATGAAGACCTTCTTCTCCCAGCTAACCCACGAGGCTGGCCGCGCTTTGAAGAAGAATTTCCTTCTGGAAAGTGAAAATGTGCGTGCAAACAATGGTTAAACAAAAATGTCGGTACAAAACCACATCTTGAGAATAActtaatttaataattatgaCATCAATACGACTTCAAAATTTGTTGGCACGGGGAGATAAGGAAGCGAAGAACTTTGTTAATGTAGCGGTCAGTAGATCATTCAACGCGATAAATTCGACTAATATGTAGGGATTAACACCCAAAGATAAATCATAAGATAATGCTGAGACTATTTATTgtagaaaataaaatgataatacaatatgtctttttctttttttttaataatgacTATATTACGATACAATGTTTAATTGCGATGTAGCACTGTTTGTCTGGAACCGAATTTCTGTAGCAGGCACTCAAGTTTTTGGCGACGGGGCATATGTacgttttttactttaatttttattttattttttaatttttcattaatTTGCTTTATACACATTACGTTTTGGCATAAGAACTACCTTTCTTCAATGATTCATTTTTAGTTTCGCTGGGGGCTTAAACAACAAGCTGGCCAGTGAAGAAAATGCAACCTTTCCTTGACATTTGAATTTGAATATTGGTTGAAGTAAAGAAAACGATAGAGTAATTTACTATCATCAATAAATGTACTAAATTTCGAAACACTTGATAAATCAAGGATGGTTACGTTAAAGACAAGATCCGTCATGTTTATTAGTGTCCTATATCGATCTAACTATTATTGTAAAACAGAGTACCGTGGGGACAATAAAAACATTGCATGTTAACTGAATCTCAGTTCTAACACGAAGGGGAAAGAAAATGAAGCCGactcgttttttctttcttttttttcaaggacGCACAAATCCGCAATTTAAGTCAAAACTAAACTCAGTCATTTGGGATTATTCCAGCTGGGTAAACTCTAAGAAAATTGCTGTGAAATCTTAAATTAGTTGGCTACAGTTTCCACTGTAACCATTTATACACGGTGCTCATGTTGTTTGAACAACATTATTTAAtaactaacaatttttaaaaaaaaaagtgactcTCGGATACTCAGTGATAACCTTAAATTAACCTTTCAAAATCTCCGTCCTATCTCTAGTCCGCAAGGtttcgaaaaagaaaatagaaatcaGTTCTGGTAAACAATAATTCTGCAGCTCTGAACGAGCATTTCAAAGGATGCAAACGAGGTTCAAATCAGGTAAACACTGAAAATAGCTTTAGCGCAGTAAAGCAGACCGACAGAGGcaaggaaataaaaatgacaGTCAATTCAAAGAATGAAGCTTTGCGGATCAACTGAAGGTACGATTATCAatgtcaaaataaaaattattattcccATTTCCTGTGGACCTTTTAATCTAGCTGATATAACCTCACCTCGCGAGTTCAGGTCCTTCGCTCAGATCACGGAAAGATCTCTACTCGATCGTAGAGTTCAAGGCTAACATTAGAAACTATGAGCGGACACCTTAGAACTTTTTATGGTTGCAAAGGCCGTCGAACATTGGTTTTCTGAGGAGATCAATAATAGGAGAATACCTTGATACAGAATTAAAACCCTCTTCTGAGGTGAAAAATGAACGATGCTCTTTAAAGTTACAGCACTCGATTTGCTTCAGCTTTGTCATTAATGCACCTTTCtttcaggataaaaaaaatgatcgATGTATCTAATTTTTCTGGCGAGACTTCAGTAGCTTGGCAGTATATACAATACGGCCACCGGATCTTAATCATGCAAAACTGTCGTTCTCATCAATTCACTCTCTTATAACACCAGTATTGCTTTGTCTCTAGACGACCACGAATTATGCCAAATATTCAattgatgttattttttttcatcctTAGGGACGAAAAAGAACAGTCATGTCTTCATATGCACAGTGTGTTGTTCAACAAATTAGTGGTGCGCGATATTGTACAGAAACGTGAACAGAGAACCAAAAGCCACATCTCTCACTGATAAGTTTATTTTACCCTACTTGTGCAGAAATTCGACGAAAGAATCTACCCAAAAACGTTCCTCCTTAAAGACAATGAACCACCTTGGATAATGAACAGTGTACTGgaatttagcaaaacaaaacatctaCAATGATaaagtgaaatttaaaacaaaaaagtctAGGGTAAACACGTGTTGCTAGATAAAAGAATAAATGACGACAGGAGCCTATTCAAGGAGTTACTGAATTTCATGAGGTGCTTTTCACGACTTATAGAACTTCCGGCGAACATTCCTGGATATAGGTATCTCTGTTTTTACAATCCACTCGTTATAGACGTCCACTAAGCGCAATCTCAGCATTTCTCAAGTCATACATCCCAGCCTATAAATTCAGTTACGTGATTCCCatctttaaaagttattatcaGCAAATTCCACTGTTTAGGTTGTCCTTAGATACGCGGCATTAAAGTTAATTATCGCTAAAAGGATTGGAGCTGGGCGATGACTTGTTGTTGTGCGGAACAAGGAGGTGAAAATCGGATAATGGCTAATTAAATACACTTTGTTGAGGCTTTTAAAAAGGCACATATGGCAAATAACCTTTGCTATCGTTACCTAACGTTTTGAATCAACAGTTTTGCACGCGGTTTTTGAAAAACTTCGAAacactcattttttttctgacccttaaaataaatattaggcAGATACattaaaaacaggaaagaaagaaaagcagacCAAAAATAATTGCCGAAAACTGGTAATTGGCTAAAGAAACAGGCCCTGGTAATTATAGATCCCCATGCTCGAGCTATTGTATTCTTCACTGAATTTAGTGATTATAACATCCGGCCTTCCATCCCCCCACGTGCCGAATCTATCCACCCCTTGTCTAGCTATCATCACTGCtcgtgtttttattttcaaagataAATTTCGGTTCTTTTGCGGCTCTTTTACGAACAGTTTAAAACATGCTTATTGAAGTAAATAAAACACTATTTTAAATCTACACTCCGGAATTCAAGAATTGGGACACACGCGTATCGAGGTAGCGAAAAGAAAGGCTTTGTTCTCTAACGCTGCGGTTTGCAAGGTTGGCGACCTTAAACACACTATTTCAACGCAGATAACTCTTAGTGGTAAACATGTACAAACATATGGGTTTTTCTATGCAGTTTTTTGTTAGTGAAAAAAAGCAATGACGAAGCTCATGCAGTTTTTCAAGACCTAACTTCCTTACCCCTTTTTTCGCCCccttttttaattctttatttaattcttttataacacaATTACATGACACTTAATATAGTCGCCTGAAAAGAAAATCGACGCCATGGATTCGAATGAGGAACTAAGATCAATAATGAGAGgaagttttaaacaaaaaaggaacaCTTTTTGTTCCTCTTGTGTTTAACTATTTACTTGAGTGTTTGACAATCATAATTTCCGCATCAAGAAAggccactttttttcttctattttaatCCCAACTTCTAATACCGCTTCGACCTCCTAACCGCCGCATTTGACCGAAAATGGCAAACATATCATCACGTCTTATTTTCTGTGTTTATCACAGACCATTTTTCGCTCTTGGCTTAAACCATAGATGCCTTTTTTCCCGGTTTTATTCGCTTTGTTTACCAAGCTCCTTCAAAAGATTTCTAGAGCATTGCTTGATCACTTGTCTGAATAGTAATGGCAAGCTATAAAAAGTTGAGGTACCAGTTACGTTTGGACTTGATAAGGTACACTGCGATGGTTGTATATAATAACAAATTAGTCTACCTATCAATTAACCTGCAAGTGAGTTTCACAAAGGTCTACGTAACTAGCTGGTCTTTTCACTGATAAAagatcttttctttttaagagcACATGGTGGCAAGTTACAGCCGGTTTTGTATACGAAAGAAAGGTTTGCACAAGCTCAGGCGAAATAAAATCAAACAGACCTGCAATCAGAACAAATACGTTACACGGAaaataaaacagagaaaaaaaaactcggaGCAAGATATTTTGCACGCAAATTTGGCATAAATTTCTGTCTTTACCTTTCAGTTTCGGCTCAAACTTGAAAACCCTGTACGGTCTAGTTCCTTCTAGATTTCCCAAATGCCTTATTTCAACGATCTCTTGCATCTTTCGAAGAGCACAGCGAAATCTCGTCTTCCAGGTGGATGGGTCTGGTTGGTCTCCGGGGCGATACTTCCCTGTGTGGCTTGCCCATCGTTTGAACAATTCTGCATGGGTTTCAAGTTCGAATTCGGGCTTATCAACCCGCACCCAAGGAACCTTGAAGATCCCTATATCTTTATCGATCCACTCTAAGCCATCGATATCTCCACTTTCGATCTGCTGCTCCAGCCAAGGCGTAAACCGCTGCCGCTGTTTCGGCACTCTACGAACGAAGGATCGATCGTTTTCTGAGGATGAAACTTGCGACTTGGATAGCATTTTCCTATAAATCTTGCAGTTTCGTGCGATTGTCGAGTTATTTCTGAAATACCACTCAGTTCAAACTTTACTCTTCTAATCGCCTTTCGCTTTCTTGCTTGGAACTTTCACCGCGGGATGAGCTGACGGATATAGCCACTTTTGAAACACAGGAGCCAGCATTGAGCTTCTAGATTTGGAACTTGTTTTAAGGACGAAGTTTTTTTGTTCGGTTGCCCTTTTAAAGTTAACGCCCATGTATGTCATAAACACCGCTATATAAGACCCTAACATGTGATTGGTCGCTGCAAATCGAGGTCGGTTATTCAGTGTGAGGAACTAATTTCATACCTACGaaagaaacacaaaataaaCTTCCGTATAAGATAACTAATGAGGGACAGTGATAAGTCAGTCATGTATTCAGTGGCGAGATCACAGCATTCTCGCCACTGGTTTTATCATATTGATTTCTTCTCCATTAATTTGCCATTCCAGGCCATGTTCAGTTAATTCATGAATGGGTTAAAGCACACACCAGTGTTGTGTTTTCTAAATTTATCTGTCATCGTCATCCCCAAGAATTAATATGCTTATTGAAAGTCAAATCACGAAACATGTTGTGAGATTCAATTGTatcgatcaatcaatcgatcGATTTTAATAGGTCTGGCTTCACTTCCCACATCGATTTCATCGTACCAAGGTTAAAAGCGTAAGGCCATAAAAACTTTGCTTTAGCAATACGAAAGCATAATGCATAATTCATATGacaaaaaaacactttattGAAGTCTTCTTCATTCTTTAATTATTCGGCTTGTAAATCTGTGGCCGATTGTTTGCACGTCGGCTTTATTAAATGTTGGTAAATGAGCCTTTTTCTTTATATTGAGCTCACCTTAAGTATCAATAGTCTCAGAATGAAGGCCTACGGAGAGCGATTCTATCAAAAGGACTATGTGACGAAGATATTGCTGTTAGTTTAAGATCAGTATGTGCTAAAGAATTCAATTGATGAAGActcgtttttgcttttttaaaagatagcaGATAGCGTCACATAACTTCTTTAAGCGAAGTAAAAACACAAAGCAATGGCAAACTCCATCCAGTGGGAGCGGAggcgggggggagggaggggtggcTGACTAGTGCATGTGCGCCTTCAAGAGAATGTATACACACCTCGGAGAGAGAGATTTCATGTCATTCGGGCAAGGACTCCATTAGCTCTTGTAGGGTTGAAATGATTGCAGTTTTTTGAGCACGCATCTGATTTCCGAAGTTCATTATGCAGAATGTCTATTAATAACACCATAAAAGGAACAGGAACTGAACCAAACTAAGGAACGCATGATCCAGTTTTTACAACCCCCTGTGTCCTATAGAGACTATAGCTAAATTCACCCGCAGGCTGCTTCTAGAATCGTAGGCTGGCAGATAAGTGATTTTCCAAAGCGATTAAGGTGCAAAAATCATATTTTCACGTAATAGAAACAGGAATGAAATTGGCTTGTATACCAAAAAGATTTCTAATGACCATAACTACTCAGTTAGGCTACACGTTTACGTCACTACCGTTGCACTTAATtgctcagaaagagaaaatcGTAATGACGATATCGAATTGAGTTGAGAGAAGGTAAATTGGCCAGATCTCCTGAAGACGTTTTCAGTTTCATCCTTTTGTTGAACTTAAGATCCTTGAATTTCAAGAGCGTGCCAGTTTTCTACAGTTCACTGATTTCGTTCATTTTTCTGTGACAGCTGTATTGCAATAAATTGGTGCAGTCCTTTTCAAAATAGATGTAGATAATGTAACAGCTGCGATGCAGTCCAGGATATCTTTCAATTTCCTCCGCTTTTGTTCAAACaaggaagaagaaaatgaaagctTAGTCTGAATAATCCTCCTAACCTAATCAATATCCCCAGTGGTGCAAGAATTCCGCGCCAAATTACACGCCTTTTGTATGAGCTTGCGAAGTCTTTCAACAAGGAAATTTGTGAGTCCTGAAAAGTGAGAAACAGTTCGGAAATTGAAATAGAATAGCGTCGTATAATTCATTGTCACCGGAGAAAATTGTATGGAGAGCTTGCAAAACAACAGTGGAAAGGGGAAAAAACAAGTAAGCTCGACTTGTACCTTCATGCAGCTAATAGCTTGTCTTTTATTAAGATTATTCTTCTTCCGCTAGTAATTGTAAATTGACCATCAACGACTCACTTtggaaagctggtttactaactcattaccactgaatcgtagtcaacagttacccgCACCGTACAAAGGACTTATTGacggaatcaagcaaaactaactacgagagaaagactggacaactgacaatttaactgtgacaatagacggatcgaaacgcaccaatgacattacgagtcttcatagctgATAACATCATGCCTTTACTGACAGACGACTAacaacatcgcgacttaattgaccaattaatcaggtcaataaccagagtttaacaCCATcgactgacgtgatacaactcactttgaccctggagatgactactgcacaggttgtcgaaacctcagtcactgtcaacaacaatagCTCTATATTCAGGACTATGTTATCCCgatttcagattttttatttattgcacTATTTCAATAgtttactataaaaaaaaattgcgatcatactcaacctacttctAAACATATAGTTAAGAATACTTAATTATGTGATTCCTTTTTTTACCTCATGTCCTTACCCTCATTATAATTTTTACTAATTGTTTTTAAACGTCGACGTCGTTTTCATTCATGTCATTTCACGATTTTAACCCTTTGGAAATATCTAAAATAAAAGGCTAATAAAATTGTGAATGTCTCAGTGTGattataataaacacaatatcACATGGAAAGTTCTTTGTATGGTATTTACGCTCTCGTTTTTGTAGCAGAAATCTCACTCTTTCGCTGCGTaaactcgttcgatttctgatacgtctgATACATATAAAGCACGCCAAAAGTCGCCGGGGTAATGAGCCCCGCCCTGACCCCTTACAAAAGTACATGACAGGACAAACAGCTAAGCGCCACAATCGGACAAGTTAAAAGACCCAAGAGACATTAACTACTAGAACTGACTACTGAAAGCTAAGTGAACAGACAGACAAAGGACCTGGAGAACCCCCACGACAATGATGGCGCcctataaaatgaaataaaatgaccAGGCAGCGACCCGCAGGGGCACAGCCCATAAAGTATTCTATATATATTGGCTTTCGCctaaatttatttttgcattttgggGTTTTACCTGCCAGTAGCCGTACGGCACTTGATTTAAGGGGATACCTTGAAAACTCTACAATCAAACAAAAGACTGCCCGCCGTTGGAAGAGCAGTTGGGGAATTACAATTTTTGTGTGATGTGGGCGAAAACCTTGCTGacagtttagctttttaaaaggaAAGGACCAGGAAAAAGGGAAATAATGGAGGAGACAAAGGTAGAAGAGGAATTGGGGAACAGGGTAAAAccatgttatttatttattatttatttatttatttttcatctatTCATTTATTTCTAAAGAAAATATGGATTGAAGCAATACAGCTGTGTACATTGTTAAGCCTTATATCTTAGTTCAAAATGCTTTTAAGCTGATCAATAAGATTGTTAAGTGTATACGGACTTTCATCAACAGAAGACAAAAGAGGACTGATTCTCTGTGGAGAAGGTCATTGTTGCAAGCCGATAGGATCTCTTTTTATGAACAGCATGCTCTTAGACAGAGACGAAAAAACAGGACGACCTATCCACCTGTTACACTAGCTACAACTTCGTCTGCATGTCAGCAACGTGGGAAAACCAACGTTTTCTGGTCAGAATACTTCTGATCATTATGTCAGCTTTTGTGACTACATCATGTATAACGTAATTTGTCTTAATAGGTAAGAATCGGAGTATGCTCTCTGTGAGAGGGTAAAACTCCTTTCAAGTGATCCAGCCGTCCGAACGGTTAAATGTTGTGACATCGACGTTTATTATAAAAGCATATCGTCCAAATGAAACTCGTCGTTATCTCTCAAACCTTTACCATTATAAAATGTCAAGGAATTATTTGGCCCCAGTATAGACATCTGATTGAGGGGATGCGTTAA encodes:
- the LOC140928349 gene encoding uncharacterized protein → MLSKSQVSSSENDRSFVRRVPKQRQRFTPWLEQQIESGDIDGLEWIDKDIGIFKVPWVRVDKPEFELETHAELFKRWASHTGKYRPGDQPDPSTWKTRFRCALRKMQEIVEIRHLGNLEGTRPYRVFKFEPKLKEGNSSSKRGQPRGLAGRRRSSSESSISIETAVSGLNLKGEQLVPEYPHWRYPGMSEWDINQNTSEPWYLENWDMYFPEGVQNEFGYFEGPSFALTRDQEIMYSDVHSTCPLPSYFIQDGFNATMESCFLRRPPADVVNI